One stretch of Thalassovita sp. DNA includes these proteins:
- a CDS encoding TetR/AcrR family transcriptional regulator — MSETAHRTAQKIAAGLEQAFAKHGFAEPNVEVLRDAAGVSLRTLYKYMPSRSDMVLAALEHRHQRYLSHMFSALPEGAGAGAKGPTVFAELLRRIGEWMVEEAAHGCLFHAAVAAAPTDQALQSLLQRHKAEVADKAARAVGLPDQSAALLMIFEGVTQCWPLQGQDALHTAQALGRGLFAAELA, encoded by the coding sequence ATGTCAGAGACAGCCCACAGAACTGCACAGAAAATCGCTGCCGGATTAGAGCAGGCTTTTGCAAAACATGGTTTTGCCGAACCGAATGTCGAAGTTTTGCGCGATGCGGCGGGGGTTAGCCTGCGCACGCTTTACAAATACATGCCGTCCCGGTCGGACATGGTTCTCGCCGCGTTGGAGCATCGTCATCAACGGTATCTGAGTCACATGTTTTCAGCCTTGCCTGAAGGCGCGGGAGCTGGGGCCAAAGGCCCCACAGTGTTTGCCGAACTGTTGCGGCGCATCGGTGAATGGATGGTTGAGGAGGCTGCACATGGCTGCCTGTTCCACGCCGCGGTTGCTGCGGCGCCGACGGATCAGGCCCTTCAAAGCCTCTTGCAGCGACACAAGGCCGAGGTCGCGGATAAAGCGGCCCGCGCCGTTGGGCTGCCCGATCAAAGCGCCGCCCTATTGATGATCTTTGAAGGGGTCACGCAATGCTGGCCTTTGCAGGGGCAGGATGCCTTGCACACGGCCC
- a CDS encoding alcohol dehydrogenase family protein yields MSLPKTMKAMVLTAHGGMDCLAWREDMPVPQPRPDEVLVQVGAAAVNNTDINTRIGWYSKSVEGDTASGTDGFGAAADADGGWSGALQFPRIQGADCCGRIVAVGAEVSEARVGERVLIRAMHRPGPNDPDLPLITFGSERDGGFAEYTTISSHDALRITSLLSDVELASFPCAFSTAEGMIQRAGLGAERVLITGASGGVGSAAIQLAKRRGAHVTAVTSASKAEALRDLGADETLNRDAALAENSFDVVLDLVGGNSWPRLLDALRPGGRYAVSGAIAGPIVDLDLRTLYLNDLTIFGCTQQADSVFSDLVRYIEQGEVKPTVAMTYPLAELKAAQEAFLKKAHVGKIGITVSG; encoded by the coding sequence ATGTCCCTGCCCAAAACGATGAAAGCCATGGTTCTCACCGCGCATGGGGGGATGGATTGTCTGGCGTGGCGCGAGGATATGCCGGTGCCGCAGCCCCGCCCGGATGAGGTGCTGGTGCAGGTGGGCGCCGCGGCGGTGAACAACACAGATATCAACACCCGCATCGGCTGGTATTCCAAATCGGTTGAGGGCGACACGGCCTCTGGCACCGATGGGTTCGGCGCAGCCGCCGATGCCGATGGGGGCTGGTCCGGCGCATTGCAGTTCCCCCGTATCCAAGGGGCAGACTGCTGCGGCCGCATCGTGGCGGTCGGCGCTGAGGTGTCGGAGGCGCGGGTGGGCGAACGCGTGTTGATCCGCGCCATGCACCGGCCCGGCCCCAATGACCCTGATCTGCCGCTGATCACCTTTGGGTCCGAACGCGACGGAGGGTTTGCCGAATATACCACCATCAGCAGCCATGATGCGCTGCGGATCACCTCCCTCCTCAGCGATGTAGAGCTGGCCAGTTTTCCCTGCGCCTTCTCCACGGCCGAGGGGATGATCCAACGCGCGGGCCTTGGTGCCGAGCGGGTGCTGATCACCGGGGCTTCAGGCGGCGTGGGTTCGGCGGCAATCCAACTGGCGAAACGGCGCGGCGCTCATGTGACCGCTGTGACCAGCGCCAGTAAGGCTGAGGCGCTGCGCGATCTCGGCGCGGATGAAACGCTGAACCGCGACGCGGCTTTGGCAGAGAACAGCTTTGACGTGGTTTTGGATCTGGTGGGGGGCAACAGCTGGCCGCGCCTGCTGGACGCGCTGCGCCCCGGCGGGCGGTATGCCGTGTCCGGTGCCATTGCCGGGCCAATTGTGGATCTGGACCTGCGCACGCTTTACCTCAACGACCTGACAATCTTTGGCTGCACCCAGCAGGCCGACAGCGTTTTCAGCGATCTAGTGCGCTATATCGAACAAGGGGAGGTCAAGCCGACCGTGGCGATGACCTACCCGCTGGCGGAGCTGAAGGCCGCGCAGGAAGCCTTCCTGAAAAAGGCCCATGTCGGCAAAATCGGGATCACCGTTTCAGGCTGA
- the ffh gene encoding signal recognition particle protein, which translates to MFENLSERLGGVFDRLTKQGALSEEDVKSALREVRVALLEADVSLPVARDFVKKVQEQATGQAVTKSVTPGQQVVKIVHDALIDVLRGEGDPGALKVDNPPAPILMVGLQGSGKTTTTGKLAKRLKEKDGKRVLLASLDVYRPAAMDQLAVLGQQIGVDTLPIVPGQTPVDIAKRAKQQATMGGYDVYMLDTAGRLQIDEVLMKEVEDVRDVVSPRETLLVVDGLTGQVAVEVAEEFDNKIGISGVVLTRMDGDGRGGAALSMRAVTGKPIKYVGLGEKMDALETFEPDRIAGRILGMGDIVALVEKAQETIEAEQAERMMKRFTKGQFNMNDLKMQLEQMLKMGGMEGIMGMMPGMGKMAKQVQDAGMDDTVIKRQIALIQSMTKKERANPQLLQASRKKRIAAGSGQQVSDLNKLLKMHRQMADMMKKMGKMGKGKMMKQAMKGLMGKGGSPADMAAMGGMDPSQLDPKALEAAAKAMGGGKGLPGGLPGLGGMGGLPGGLSGFGKKK; encoded by the coding sequence ATGTTTGAAAATCTATCTGAACGCCTTGGCGGTGTCTTTGATCGTCTGACAAAACAGGGCGCGCTGTCCGAAGAGGACGTTAAATCCGCCCTGCGCGAAGTGCGTGTGGCCCTGCTGGAAGCGGATGTTTCGCTGCCGGTGGCCCGTGACTTCGTCAAGAAGGTGCAGGAACAGGCAACCGGTCAGGCCGTGACCAAATCGGTGACCCCCGGCCAGCAGGTTGTGAAGATCGTGCATGACGCGCTGATCGATGTGCTGCGCGGCGAAGGCGATCCAGGTGCGCTGAAGGTCGACAACCCGCCTGCCCCGATCCTGATGGTCGGTCTGCAGGGGTCTGGTAAAACCACCACCACCGGTAAGCTGGCCAAACGTCTGAAAGAAAAAGACGGCAAGCGCGTGCTCCTGGCCTCGCTTGACGTTTATCGTCCGGCGGCGATGGATCAGCTGGCCGTTCTGGGTCAGCAGATCGGTGTGGACACACTGCCGATTGTGCCGGGTCAGACCCCGGTTGATATCGCCAAACGCGCCAAGCAGCAGGCCACCATGGGCGGCTATGACGTCTACATGCTGGACACCGCTGGCCGTCTGCAGATCGACGAAGTGCTGATGAAAGAGGTTGAGGACGTCCGTGACGTTGTCAGCCCGCGCGAAACCCTTCTGGTGGTTGACGGTCTTACCGGTCAGGTCGCCGTTGAGGTGGCCGAGGAGTTCGACAACAAGATTGGCATCTCCGGCGTTGTGCTGACCCGTATGGACGGCGACGGCCGCGGCGGTGCTGCCCTGTCGATGCGTGCCGTGACCGGCAAGCCGATCAAATACGTCGGCCTTGGCGAAAAGATGGACGCGCTCGAAACCTTTGAGCCGGACCGGATTGCGGGCCGTATTCTGGGCATGGGCGACATCGTTGCCCTGGTGGAAAAAGCGCAGGAAACCATCGAGGCCGAACAGGCCGAGCGGATGATGAAGCGCTTCACCAAAGGTCAGTTCAACATGAACGACCTGAAGATGCAGCTGGAACAGATGCTCAAGATGGGCGGCATGGAAGGCATCATGGGCATGATGCCCGGCATGGGCAAAATGGCCAAGCAGGTGCAGGACGCCGGCATGGATGACACCGTCATCAAACGCCAGATTGCCCTGATCCAGTCGATGACCAAGAAAGAGCGTGCCAACCCGCAGCTGCTGCAGGCCAGCCGCAAAAAACGGATTGCCGCCGGTTCCGGCCAGCAGGTCAGCGACCTGAACAAACTTCTGAAGATGCACCGTCAGATGGCGGACATGATGAAGAAGATGGGCAAAATGGGCAAAGGCAAGATGATGAAACAGGCCATGAAAGGCCTGATGGGCAAAGGTGGCTCACCGGCGGATATGGCCGCGATGGGCGGCATGGACCCCAGCCAGCTGGACCCGAAAGCCCTGGAAGCGGCCGCCAAAGCCATGGGCGGCGGCAAAGGCCTGCCCGGCGGTCTGCCGGGTCTGGGTGGCATGGGCGGTCTGCCCGGCGGCCTGTCTGGTTTCGGAAAGAAGAAGTAA
- a CDS encoding GNAT family N-acetyltransferase: protein MSNIQAYPWEAPISEPAATLAGRFSQLVPELVTKRLTLRAPILADFPAYAEILMGDRAEGLDGPFDREAALLDFSQYVAGWLLRGTGLWAVERRSDEALLGFVLVGMEYSDQEPELGYLFTEAGEGQGYATEAAAAARDFALRDLQLPVLVSCVDPANTRSARLAERLGAHLDVAASDADTQIWRHAPVVSKGPLS from the coding sequence GTGAGCAACATTCAGGCATATCCCTGGGAGGCCCCGATTTCGGAGCCTGCAGCGACCCTCGCGGGCCGCTTCTCTCAGCTTGTGCCAGAGCTGGTCACCAAACGGCTGACCCTGCGCGCGCCAATCCTTGCCGATTTCCCAGCCTATGCCGAGATCCTGATGGGCGACCGTGCCGAAGGTCTGGACGGCCCGTTTGACCGCGAAGCGGCGCTCTTGGACTTCTCACAGTATGTGGCGGGCTGGCTGCTGCGCGGCACCGGCCTTTGGGCGGTGGAACGGCGTTCGGATGAGGCGCTGTTGGGCTTTGTGCTGGTCGGCATGGAATATAGCGATCAGGAGCCGGAACTGGGCTACCTGTTCACCGAAGCGGGCGAAGGTCAGGGCTATGCCACCGAAGCCGCTGCTGCCGCGCGTGATTTTGCCCTGCGCGATCTGCAACTGCCGGTGCTGGTCAGCTGCGTTGATCCTGCCAACACCCGCTCGGCCCGTCTGGCTGAACGTCTGGGCGCCCATTTGGATGTGGCCGCCAGCGACGCCGACACCCAGATCTGGCGTCATGCCCCCGTTGTTTCGAAAGGTCCGCTGTCATGA
- a CDS encoding GNAT family N-acetyltransferase, whose product MNVTIPTLETERLILRAPSIEDFEPLCAFYDSERARYVGGQMAPDQVWRHLALEAGHWNLMGYGRWTLVEKETGTPCGMVGLWNPEGWPEAEIGWDLFDGFGGKGYATEAALAARSYAYDVLGWQTAISLVAPENHASRKVAQRMGAKQDGVFNHVRFGDVEIWRHMAPADIADGGMESYA is encoded by the coding sequence ATGAATGTGACCATTCCCACCCTGGAAACCGAACGCCTGATCCTGCGCGCCCCGTCAATTGAGGATTTTGAGCCGCTCTGCGCCTTCTACGATTCCGAACGCGCCCGCTACGTCGGCGGCCAGATGGCCCCGGATCAGGTCTGGCGTCACCTTGCGCTGGAAGCCGGCCACTGGAACCTGATGGGCTATGGCCGCTGGACCCTGGTGGAAAAAGAAACCGGCACGCCCTGTGGCATGGTTGGCCTGTGGAACCCCGAAGGCTGGCCCGAGGCTGAAATTGGCTGGGACCTGTTTGATGGCTTTGGCGGCAAAGGCTACGCAACCGAGGCGGCGCTGGCCGCCCGCAGCTATGCCTATGACGTTCTGGGCTGGCAGACCGCGATTTCGCTGGTCGCCCCGGAAAACCATGCCTCACGCAAAGTGGCGCAGCGGATGGGTGCCAAACAGGATGGTGTCTTCAACCATGTCCGTTTTGGTGACGTGGAAATCTGGCGCCACATGGCCCCGGCAGATATCGCCGACGGCGGCATGGAGAGCTATGCATGA
- a CDS encoding GNAT family N-acetyltransferase codes for MSFDLPIPALETERLILRQPQERDLEGLIAFWGSERAQFIGGPLSRLDTWRKLTSMIGQWVIKGYGFYMLEEKATGTVVGGTGIVEAEGWSEPELGWNLYEAAEGKGYAFEAAQKVREHAAATWGITAPISHIDAGNTRSIALAERLGATFERDGDISGHPVRIYRHAEWGVS; via the coding sequence ATGAGCTTTGATCTGCCCATCCCAGCGCTCGAAACCGAGCGTCTGATCCTGCGCCAGCCGCAGGAACGGGATCTGGAAGGCTTGATTGCCTTCTGGGGCAGTGAACGTGCGCAGTTCATTGGCGGCCCGCTGAGCCGTCTGGACACCTGGCGCAAATTGACCTCGATGATCGGTCAGTGGGTGATCAAGGGCTACGGCTTTTACATGCTGGAAGAGAAAGCCACCGGCACGGTCGTTGGCGGCACCGGCATTGTTGAGGCCGAAGGCTGGAGCGAGCCGGAACTGGGCTGGAACCTTTATGAGGCGGCCGAGGGAAAAGGCTATGCCTTTGAAGCGGCGCAGAAGGTGCGCGAACACGCCGCCGCCACCTGGGGCATCACCGCGCCAATCAGCCATATCGATGCCGGCAATACCCGTTCAATCGCCTTGGCCGAACGTCTGGGCGCAACCTTTGAACGGGATGGTGACATCTCGGGCCATCCGGTACGGATCTATCGCCACGCAGAATGGGGGGTAAGCTGA
- a CDS encoding GNAT family N-acetyltransferase has translation MPVEIPVLETQRLILRGPTPEAYPSFKSTFTSYRARFMGGPLNDYETWMLYAAEIGHWQIRGYGMWVIYDRDSGKTLGMAGGWKPAKWPEAELAWIIWPEVAGHGYALEATHAVRNYLYSNMGWTTAVSYIDPKNLDSIRLAERLGAEKDQGAATVDGHDIVYRHPTADQLAGSQLSHGIEMEIANYADPLFKPKGFALD, from the coding sequence ATGCCAGTTGAAATCCCCGTTCTGGAAACCCAGCGTCTGATCCTGCGTGGCCCAACGCCTGAGGCTTATCCCAGCTTCAAATCGACCTTCACCAGCTACCGTGCCCGTTTCATGGGGGGCCCGCTGAACGACTATGAGACCTGGATGCTTTATGCAGCTGAGATCGGCCATTGGCAGATCCGCGGCTATGGCATGTGGGTGATCTATGACCGCGACAGCGGCAAGACGCTGGGCATGGCCGGTGGCTGGAAACCCGCCAAATGGCCTGAGGCCGAACTGGCCTGGATCATCTGGCCCGAAGTGGCCGGCCACGGCTACGCGCTGGAAGCCACCCATGCGGTGCGCAACTACCTCTATTCCAACATGGGGTGGACCACTGCGGTGTCCTACATCGATCCAAAGAACCTGGATTCGATCCGCCTGGCCGAACGTCTGGGCGCAGAAAAAGATCAAGGCGCCGCCACCGTGGACGGCCATGACATCGTTTACCGCCATCCCACCGCCGACCAGCTGGCAGGCAGCCAGCTGAGCCACGGCATTGAGATGGAAATCGCCAACTACGCCGACCCGCTGTTCAAACCGAAAGGATTCGCCCTTGACTGA
- a CDS encoding chorismate mutase — protein MTDAVSRAAELLKEHRESIDRLDAILVYTLGERFKHTQAVGKLKAAHDLPPSDPAREAKQIARLEDLADRADLDPDFAKKFLNFIIAEVIQHHKKHQE, from the coding sequence TTGACTGACGCTGTTTCCCGCGCTGCGGAGCTGCTGAAAGAGCACCGCGAAAGCATCGACCGTTTGGACGCCATCCTTGTCTACACCCTGGGGGAGCGCTTCAAGCACACCCAGGCCGTGGGCAAGCTGAAAGCGGCACACGACCTTCCCCCGTCCGATCCGGCCCGCGAGGCCAAGCAGATCGCACGGCTAGAAGATCTGGCAGACCGGGCCGACCTGGACCCCGATTTCGCCAAGAAGTTCCTGAACTTCATCATCGCTGAAGTCATTCAGCACCACAAAAAACACCAGGAGTAA
- the rpsP gene encoding 30S ribosomal protein S16 — protein MAMKIRLARGGSKKRPFYRVVAADSRMPRDGRFIEKLGTYNPLLPKDSEERVKLNMERVQYWLDQGAQPSDRVSRFLEAAGVLAKKERNNPEKAVPGKKAQERAEEKAAKAAEAAEAAAEE, from the coding sequence ATGGCAATGAAAATCCGTCTGGCCCGTGGTGGTTCGAAAAAACGTCCTTTCTACCGCGTTGTTGCCGCTGACTCGCGCATGCCGCGTGACGGCCGTTTCATCGAGAAACTGGGCACCTACAACCCGCTGCTGCCGAAAGACAGCGAAGAGCGCGTAAAACTGAACATGGAACGCGTTCAGTACTGGCTGGACCAGGGCGCTCAGCCGTCCGACCGTGTGTCGCGCTTCCTGGAAGCCGCAGGCGTTCTGGCCAAGAAAGAGCGTAACAACCCTGAGAAAGCCGTACCCGGCAAGAAAGCTCAGGAGCGCGCTGAAGAAAAAGCCGCCAAAGCAGCTGAAGCTGCCGAAGCCGCTGCTGAAGAGTAA
- the bluB gene encoding 5,6-dimethylbenzimidazole synthase, with protein MRVFPETFQRDLDDLMRWRRDVRHFRTDPVDEALLTQCLDAFLKAPSVGLSEPWRVIRIESAAARAAALKNYQSANADALAGYGDEKAALYAQLKLSGMQDAPVQLAIYCDESTEKGSGLGAGTMPEMRRYSVVSAINLFWLAARARGIGMGWVSILDPDQLSRDLDVPQDWRLVGYLCVGYPAEDSDTPELERKGWEDRRGQLPIETR; from the coding sequence ATGCGGGTCTTCCCAGAAACATTCCAGCGCGATCTGGACGATCTCATGCGGTGGCGGCGCGATGTGCGTCACTTCCGTACAGATCCTGTTGACGAGGCACTGCTCACGCAGTGCCTCGACGCGTTTTTGAAGGCCCCTTCTGTTGGGCTGTCGGAACCCTGGCGGGTGATCCGGATCGAAAGCGCTGCAGCGCGTGCTGCTGCATTAAAGAATTATCAATCCGCCAATGCCGATGCGCTGGCCGGTTATGGCGATGAAAAGGCCGCGCTTTATGCGCAGCTGAAACTCTCGGGCATGCAGGACGCGCCGGTGCAGCTGGCGATCTACTGCGATGAAAGCACCGAAAAGGGGTCAGGCCTTGGCGCTGGCACCATGCCGGAAATGCGACGGTATTCTGTGGTTTCGGCGATCAACCTGTTCTGGCTGGCCGCCCGTGCCCGCGGGATCGGGATGGGCTGGGTCTCTATCCTTGACCCGGACCAGCTGAGCCGCGATCTGGATGTGCCCCAGGACTGGCGTTTGGTGGGCTATCTTTGCGTCGGCTACCCGGCCGAGGACAGCGACACTCCTGAGCTGGAACGCAAAGGCTGGGAAGATCGCCGCGGGCAACTGCCCATCGAGACCCGCTGA
- the rimM gene encoding ribosome maturation factor RimM (Essential for efficient processing of 16S rRNA) — MSETDDLICVASIAGAFGVRGEVRLKSFTAEPDAIADYNPLTTEDGSRSFEVGIVNTIKNGLSVRLSDVTTKEEADALKGVKLYVPRDRLPSLPDDEYYHTDLMGLEVFDTGGTKLGVVKAVQNHGAGDLLEIHGPGLKTTVLLPFTLAAVPTVDLTSGRIIADPPEGLFPE, encoded by the coding sequence ATGAGTGAAACTGACGATCTGATCTGTGTGGCCTCCATCGCTGGTGCCTTCGGGGTGCGCGGCGAGGTGCGGCTGAAAAGTTTTACTGCGGAACCAGACGCGATTGCCGATTACAATCCGCTGACCACCGAAGATGGCAGCCGCAGTTTTGAAGTGGGCATTGTCAACACGATCAAAAACGGCCTTTCGGTGCGCCTGTCAGATGTCACCACCAAAGAAGAGGCCGATGCCCTGAAAGGGGTAAAACTCTACGTGCCGCGCGATCGCCTGCCGTCGCTGCCGGATGATGAATATTACCACACCGATCTGATGGGGCTGGAGGTGTTTGACACCGGCGGCACCAAACTGGGCGTGGTCAAGGCGGTGCAGAACCACGGTGCCGGTGATCTGTTGGAAATCCACGGGCCGGGCCTGAAAACAACGGTGCTGCTGCCCTTCACCCTGGCTGCGGTGCCGACGGTGGATCTGACCTCCGGCCGCATCATCGCGGATCCGCCAGAGGGGCTGTTCCCGGAATAG
- a CDS encoding TetR family transcriptional regulator produces the protein MQLRKGKSVPEDAAIQQILPRKEPVQERSRKRFERILEEATGLIDAQGVDAVAMKEIAAAAEISIASLYQYFPDKAAIIATLADRFYREGQACVQSLFATVVDAASFEAALLGMVDSYYGCFLEMPGAFAIWQATQADRRLQLLDEEDCAIHVQTVQAAMLRTRPDADSQWAAEAEVMAKLFVGAIAGAVRAAVALPEDEARELLTLCKTRMLRPAIRASLAA, from the coding sequence ATGCAGTTGAGAAAAGGAAAATCCGTGCCCGAAGACGCCGCCATTCAGCAGATCCTGCCGCGCAAGGAACCGGTGCAGGAACGCAGCCGAAAACGGTTTGAACGGATCCTTGAGGAGGCCACCGGCCTGATCGACGCGCAGGGGGTAGATGCGGTTGCGATGAAAGAGATCGCGGCGGCGGCTGAAATCTCAATTGCCTCGCTTTATCAATACTTTCCTGACAAGGCTGCGATCATCGCAACGCTGGCCGACCGGTTCTACCGTGAGGGTCAGGCCTGCGTTCAATCGCTCTTCGCGACCGTTGTGGATGCCGCCTCTTTTGAGGCGGCGCTGCTGGGCATGGTCGACAGTTACTATGGCTGTTTTCTGGAAATGCCCGGTGCCTTTGCCATCTGGCAGGCCACGCAGGCCGACCGGCGGCTGCAGCTATTGGATGAGGAGGATTGCGCAATCCATGTCCAAACCGTGCAGGCGGCGATGCTGCGCACACGCCCTGATGCCGATTCGCAATGGGCAGCGGAGGCCGAGGTGATGGCGAAGCTATTCGTTGGGGCCATTGCCGGTGCGGTGCGCGCGGCTGTTGCTCTGCCCGAGGATGAGGCGCGTGAACTGCTGACGCTGTGCAAAACCCGCATGCTGCGCCCGGCAATCCGCGCCAGCCTTGCTGCTTAA
- a CDS encoding NAD(P)H-dependent oxidoreductase produces the protein MANPQPKRIFIWVGHPAQSSLCDALADRYEAATRAAGSEVRRMNLADMDFDDRAFAGYDGKRLELEPDLKRWQDNMTWADHVLIVYPYWWGAMPGRMKSVLDRALLPGFAFKYKGPKSLQWNKLLEGKTGDVIITSDTPPLLDRLLYRKPGRRVISNQILGFVGIKPCRVVQFGSVRTAKPAKIEGWLDAAHKLGEQAAA, from the coding sequence ATGGCGAACCCACAACCAAAACGCATTTTCATCTGGGTCGGACACCCGGCACAAAGCAGCCTGTGTGACGCGCTGGCTGACCGCTATGAGGCGGCAACGCGCGCCGCTGGCAGTGAGGTGCGGCGGATGAATCTGGCGGATATGGATTTTGATGACCGTGCCTTCGCAGGCTATGACGGCAAGCGGCTGGAGTTGGAGCCGGACCTGAAACGCTGGCAGGACAATATGACCTGGGCCGATCACGTGCTGATCGTCTACCCCTACTGGTGGGGTGCGATGCCGGGGCGGATGAAATCGGTGCTGGACCGCGCCCTGCTGCCCGGGTTTGCCTTTAAATACAAAGGCCCCAAAAGCCTGCAGTGGAACAAGCTGCTGGAGGGGAAGACCGGCGATGTGATCATCACCTCAGACACGCCGCCGCTGCTGGACCGGCTGCTCTATCGCAAACCGGGACGCCGGGTGATCAGCAATCAAATCCTGGGCTTCGTCGGGATCAAACCGTGCCGCGTCGTGCAGTTTGGCTCAGTCCGCACGGCAAAGCCCGCCAAGATTGAGGGCTGGCTGGATGCCGCCCACAAGCTGGGTGAACAGGCAGCAGCCTAA
- the trmD gene encoding tRNA (guanosine(37)-N1)-methyltransferase TrmD: MSDTPEPKPKSHGRLSIRPSFKPQELMQHNPRLAGVWTARIITLFPDAFPGVLGESLTGRALRDGKWQLETTNLRDFGVGKHRNVDDTPAGGGAGMVLRPDVLGNAIEQTMQGARGRWPLVYLSPRGRRFDQAMARQWADCDGVALLCGRFEGVDQRVLDHYQIQEVSLGDFVLTGGEIAAQAMLDATVRLLPDVLGNAESIEDESHSNGLLEHPQYTRPAEWMGREIPEVLMSGHHGKVDEWRHEMGEKITQERRPDMWERYLANKKG; the protein is encoded by the coding sequence ATGAGCGATACACCCGAACCAAAGCCCAAGTCCCACGGCCGCCTGTCGATCCGGCCCAGCTTCAAACCGCAGGAGCTGATGCAGCACAATCCGCGCCTTGCTGGCGTCTGGACGGCGCGCATCATCACCCTGTTCCCGGACGCCTTCCCCGGCGTTCTGGGCGAAAGCCTGACCGGCCGCGCCCTGCGCGATGGCAAGTGGCAGCTGGAAACCACCAATTTGCGTGACTTCGGCGTCGGCAAACATCGCAATGTGGATGACACGCCCGCCGGGGGCGGCGCCGGCATGGTGCTGCGGCCTGATGTTCTGGGCAACGCTATTGAACAGACCATGCAGGGCGCACGCGGGCGCTGGCCCTTGGTCTACCTGTCGCCGCGCGGGCGTCGGTTTGATCAAGCGATGGCACGCCAATGGGCGGACTGTGATGGCGTCGCACTGCTGTGTGGCCGGTTCGAAGGTGTCGATCAGCGGGTACTGGATCACTATCAGATCCAAGAGGTGTCGCTGGGCGATTTTGTCCTGACCGGGGGTGAGATTGCGGCCCAAGCGATGCTGGATGCCACGGTGCGACTGCTGCCAGATGTGCTGGGCAATGCAGAAAGCATTGAGGATGAAAGCCATTCCAACGGCCTGCTGGAACATCCGCAATACACCCGCCCTGCAGAATGGATGGGGCGCGAAATCCCAGAGGTTCTGATGTCAGGCCACCACGGCAAGGTGGACGAATGGCGCCATGAGATGGGTGAAAAAATCACTCAAGAGCGCCGCCCCGACATGTGGGAACGCTACCTCGCCAACAAAAAGGGCTGA
- a CDS encoding alpha/beta hydrolase produces MRILKRTAVALILLVAAAGIGYALAARLAPKATAGYLVATLRAVSGLEVAEAEITIDSAPYQVGYLDSGDGAGLPVVLLHGVFARKEHWIDFSRQISPSHRVIAPDLPGFGDNALMQPALYAYEQQAEHVIAFLDALGLDQVHFGANSMGGQIAGHIATRYPERVASVAFIGSPVGVPTDPPSDMEQAIAAGHAPLLVQSEADFEARMEWLFPKAPFMPAPVLLTWAKAEAAQAEANAAIWQQLWQTENPPLIALAPDIAQPSLVIWCKEDRIFHPKGAKLLQEALPKGQADAPRNCGHLPMLDKPAPSGKIYAAFLAELP; encoded by the coding sequence ATGCGGATTTTGAAACGGACGGCTGTCGCCCTGATCTTATTGGTGGCTGCCGCAGGAATTGGATATGCGCTGGCCGCGCGTCTGGCCCCAAAAGCAACGGCCGGCTATTTGGTGGCGACGCTCCGGGCGGTTTCTGGCCTGGAGGTGGCAGAGGCTGAAATCACCATCGATTCCGCACCCTATCAGGTGGGCTATCTCGACAGTGGCGATGGCGCTGGGTTGCCGGTGGTCTTGTTGCATGGGGTGTTCGCCCGCAAGGAACACTGGATCGATTTTTCCCGCCAGATCTCACCCAGCCATCGGGTCATCGCGCCGGATCTGCCGGGGTTCGGGGACAATGCGTTGATGCAGCCCGCGCTCTATGCTTATGAACAGCAGGCGGAACATGTGATTGCTTTCCTTGATGCGCTTGGGCTGGATCAGGTGCACTTTGGCGCCAATTCCATGGGCGGTCAGATCGCAGGCCATATTGCCACGCGCTACCCAGAGCGGGTGGCCTCCGTCGCCTTCATCGGCAGCCCGGTTGGCGTGCCCACCGATCCGCCAAGTGATATGGAACAGGCGATAGCAGCTGGCCACGCGCCACTTCTGGTGCAGAGCGAAGCGGATTTTGAGGCCCGGATGGAATGGCTCTTCCCCAAGGCACCTTTCATGCCCGCGCCAGTTTTGCTAACATGGGCCAAGGCAGAGGCGGCACAGGCTGAGGCCAACGCGGCCATCTGGCAGCAGCTGTGGCAGACGGAAAACCCGCCGCTGATTGCGCTGGCGCCGGATATCGCGCAACCCAGTCTGGTGATCTGGTGCAAGGAGGACCGCATCTTCCACCCCAAAGGGGCAAAGCTGCTGCAAGAGGCGCTGCCCAAGGGACAGGCCGACGCACCGCGCAACTGCGGCCATCTGCCGATGCTCGACAAGCCCGCGCCGTCAGGCAAAATCTACGCTGCGTTTCTGGCAGAGCTGCCCTGA